DNA from Verrucomicrobiota bacterium:
TGGCATTTCTGGAGGGTTATAGGTCACATAAAAATGGGGTATGGCAAATAGTCTGTCCGTGCTATCTGTTTTGTTTCCAGTTACAGAGCGGTGATCTGATTCAAAATACAGATTATAAGAACCAAATTGTAATTGTTTGTCTTCTATCTGAGTTATACCAGCAGGGTTGTAATAGATAGCTGAGGGATTATCGGCAGTTGCTACAAATGAATTACCTCTTCCAACTGCATCAGCATTTTGATTTAAGACCCGAAAGCCAACAGCCTTACATTCCTGAAGAGTTATAAAAGGGCAAAGAGTTAACGTGCATAAAGACATGAAACGTAGAGGCTTCATACAATGTGTTGGCCGAGCCATAATCGGCGAGTTATATTACTTTAAAGTATTCACTGTCAACATTATTCTATTGAAGCAGTGGATTAAGCTATATATGGTAAAAATCAAAATTCAAATCGTTTGGTTACTTTCTGAAGAAGCTTCTTTTGTTACTGGGCATCCTTTGGCTATTGATGGAGGATTCCTGGCCTTTTAATTGATCGTGGGGTAAGTGCGCCAAAGTCATCTATTTCATCGAAGGTGTTAAGTCTAAAATAGGCATTGAGTTACAAGCGAAGTCACTCAATTTGATAGCGTCAAGCTTCGTGATTGGCTAGGCGTGTATGGCTATCAAACATGGATAAGTCATTCTGCATATTAATTTTGTTTTTTTGGATTGGGCTTAGGTTCTTATTAGATTCAAGCTGAAACAGAATATGATAGTCTTATTCGAACATGAAAGCTGCCATCAGAATAGACCTATTAAGTAGGTAATAGGGGATAAAATAGGAAAGTATTTAGAAGGAAAGGCTCATAAATCGAACATTTGATAAGTTACCGATGATTCTTGAGTGTGTTCATGAGTCATAGAATAGAGCAATTTCAGGCCAAGAATCTTTTGTGGCTTAAAAAAAATTATATGTCATGATACAGCGTAGTGAAACACAGCTATAACTTAGATGAAATAGGTGAGATTCCAGGCGATGTAGATAGGTATGCTGTGATCGGCGATCCTGTAGATCATTCTTTGTCTCCGGATCTTCATCAAGCAGGCTTCAATGGGATTAATCGGCAAGCCAACTATGTGCGCATACACTTGAGTCCTGATCAATTGGAGGCTGGTATTCAAAAAATGCGGGAAATGAGATTCAAAGGTTGGAATTGCACTCTACCTCACAAAGCAAAGTTAATGGAGCTAATAGATGAATCATCTGAGAATGCTCAATTGATGCGAGCAACGAATACCATCCTTAACGAAAATGGAAAACTCATAGGCTTCAATACAGATGGTGAGGGCTGGGTTAGAGCGATTAGGGAAGAATTTTTTGTCGATATTCGTGACATGCGTATCATGGTGTTGGGTATAGGAGGAGCGGGGCAAGCTATTGCCACACAGGCGGCGATAGAGAGTTGTGAGAGATTGGTGTTAGTGAACCGTACGGTAGATAAAGCCCAACGTATTGCTTCGTCTATCGAGCATTATTTTGAGTCGGAGCAGTTAGTAGGCGCGGAACAAAAGCTAAAGGTCATTCCTTTTGAAGAAGAGCCAGTGAAGGAAGAGCTCAATACCATTGACCTGGTGGTAAACTGTATGTCCCTTGGACTAAAGTCCTCTGATCCTCCAGTTTTACCTAGTCGAGTCTTGCAGCCGCATTTATTTGTCTACGACACGATTTATAAGCCCTCTAAAACGAAGCTTTTGCAAGCTGCGGAAAAAGTGGGTGCTAGGTGTGCTAATGGTTTGTCTATGCTCTTACACCAGGGAGCTTTGTCATTTGAGATATGGACAGGCGTTGAAGCACCCTTGGCAGAGATGAGGCAAGCCCTTAAAAAGGCGTTAACAGAGTAGGGAGAGCAATTGCAGCATTATTTACTAGGCTACGTCATGCCTATTTTAGTGGGTGCCTGTGTTGGTTCTTTCCTAAATGTCTGTATTTATAGATTGCCTGCTGGTAAATCAATAGTTTCCCCGGGCTCCCATTGCATGTCTTGCGGAAAATTTTTGCCATGGTTCTTAAACATACCAGTCGTGAGCTGGATTGCTCTGCGTGGAAGGTGTATGTGTAAATTTGTTAAGCTGGATGTCCGGTATCTCATCGTCGAGATTTTGACAGCAATTGTTTTTGTAACACTTTGGCATTTGTATGCCCCTGCTCAAGCAATTGTTTATGCTGTATTTGCTAGTGGATTGATTGTAGCGACCTTTGTCGATATTGACCATTTTATTATTCCCGATGAGGTGTCCATTGGGGGGTGTGTTGCAGGTATGATCTTTAGTTTTGCCTTTCCTGTACTTCAAGGTGTGGAATCGCACTGGGGCGCTCTTCGATCCAGCGTATGGGGCTGGTTTATAGGAGGAGGTATGTTGTTAGCGATTGCTATAGGTGGGGCGATTATATTGCGTAAAGAGGCAATGGGGATGGGGGATATTAAACTTATGGCTGCTTTTGGCGCTTTCCTGGGTTGGGAAGCACCTATTTTCATTATAGCTGTTTCCTCTGTGATGGGTTCAGTCTATGGCATTACCTTGCTTTTACTAAAGGGGAAAATGTTCGGTGTACCTATGCCATTTGGTCCCTTTTTGTGTTTGGCAGCTTTGATATGGATTTATGGTGGTAACCAATGGATGGATGCCTACTTGCAAGGAGCAGGCCTGAGGTAATGTGCTCGTCCTTTTGATCCCATGGCAATTCGTATTGTTCATACAGAAGCCTCCTTGGGTTGGGGGGGGCAGGAAATACGCATTTATACAGAGATGATGGCCATGCGTGAACGAGGGCATGAATTGGCTCTAGTGGCGCAAGAGAAAAGCCAGATTATACAAAGATGTCGTGACGCTGGGTTTTTATGTCAGGTGTTTTCATCTAATCGTTTCTTGTATCCGATTTCTATCCTACAACTGAGAACTTTTTTGAATGAATGGGGAGCAGAGGTAGTAAATACGCATAGCTCACGAGATGGCTATATAGCAGGTATTGCTGCGAGGCTGGCAGGTTGCACTTTAGTGCGTTCGAGACATATAGATGTTGAGTACCCTAACAGATGGTTAGGCCGGTGGGCCTTTGGAATACTTCCTCATGTGATAACCACGACGAGTGAAAAAATCAAAACGAATTTAGTAGAGCGACTCGATTTGAATCCGGATGAAGTTTCTTGTGTGGCAACAGGGATTGATTTGCAGAAGTTTAGTCCCAGTGAGATCAAAACTGAAATTACTCAGAAATATCATTTACCACGCGATCTTAGATTGGTTGGAATGATCTCCGTTTTACGAAGCTGGAAGGGACACCGTTATTTTTTGGAAGCCGCACGAAAAGTGATAGACCAACGAAATGATGTTCATTTTGTGATTGCAGGTGCAGGACCTATGGAGTCAGCTATTCGTGACTGGATTACAGAAATGTCCTTAGAGGATTCTGTTTCGATGATAGGCCACCAGGAGGACGTAGTGGAAGTAATCAATCTCTTAGAGGTTTTGGTGTTGCCTTCATACGCGCATGAAGGGATTCCTCAAATTCTATTGCAAGCTCAAGCTATGGCAAAACCAATAGTAGGGACCAAAGTCGGTGGAATTCCAGAGGTAATACAGCATGAGGTTAATGGGCTGCTGGTAGAACCTAGGTGTGAGAGTGCAATTGTGGATTCAGTCATAAGACTCTTAGAAGATCAATCACTGCGAAAGCGTTTAGCTCTTGCGGGCAGACAAAAAGCGTTAGAAGCATATAGTCTTGAAATCATGTGTAAAAAAATGGAGCAGCTCTACAAACGCACTATCGCTCCAAGTATGAGCTCTTAAAAATCAAGATGAAAATTTCAGCAGTTATCATCACTTTCAATGAAGAGAAAAATTTAGTCCGATGTCTCAAAAGCTTAAGTGGCTTGGTAGAAGAGTTAGTTGTGGTTGATTCAGGCAGTGAGGATCGCACAAAAGATGTGGCTGAAAGCTTTGGTGCAAGGTTCATTTATCAAAGATGGAAAGGTTATGTTGCCCAGAAAAATTTTGCCATCAATCAGGCTAAGTATGAGTGGATTCTAAATCTAGATGCAGATGAAGAATTGTCTGAAGAGTTGAGGAGTTCCTTAACAAAATTTAAAAACGAGAAGTCACTCCCTGGTATTACAGGCTATAGAGTTACTCGGGTTGTTTTTTTTAGGGGAAAGTGGATACGTCATGGTGATTGGTATCCAGATTATTTGGTTAGATTTTTCCAGAAAACAAAAGGCCGTTTTGAAGGAGGTAAAGTGCATGAAAGGTTGCAGCTAGAAGGAGGAGTTGTATCTTTGTCAGGGGAGCTGAATCATTATACCTACACTGATGCTAATGATCGCCGTGACAGATTGAGGCGATACGCTAAACTATGGGCCGAATCGAAGTATGAAGAAGGTAAAAGAGTATCGGTAGTTTGTGCGTATGCTCATGCGCTTTGGACATTCTTTAGGGGGCTAATATTGAAAAGAGGCTGTTTGGATGGAATACTAGGTATTGAAATAGCATGGGGTAATGCATGGGGTGTTTATCTGAAGTACAAATATTTGTATCAACTTGATAATTCAAGACATGATGAAAAGGATAAAGAAGGCGAATTAAAATGATTATTGGTATTCCTAAGGAAATTAAGGAGTTAGAAAGCCGGGTAGCTCTGATTCCATCTGGTGTCTATCAGCTTGTCAAGTTAGGTCATACAGTTTTGATTGAAAAAGACGCTGGTCTAGGCTCAGGTTTTGCTAATGAGGAATACGAAGCAGCAGGATCTGAGATTCTAGCCAAACATGAGGAAGTTTTCGAAAGAGCTGATCTAATTGTAAAAGTTAAGGAGCCTTTACCTGAGGAGTACTCCTTGTTAAGGAAAGATCAGCTTCTCTTTACCTTCTTACACTTAGCAGCCGATAAGAAACTAACAGAGGTTCTTATGGATACAGGAGTTACTGCTATTGCTTATGAGACTGTTGAGCGTAATGGACACTTGCCAGTTTTGGAACCGATGAGTGAAATAGCTGGGAGAATGTCTGTTATTGTTGGAGGGTATTATTTAAGTAAGCCTAAGGGTGGAAGAGGCGTGTTATTAGGTGGTGTACCTGGAGTACTTCCCGGTAAAGTTGTAGTACTTGGCGGAGGTACTTGTGGCGTAAATGCCGCAAGAATGGCAACAGGCTTAGGCGCAGATGTTACGATTTTAGAGGTGGACATAGAGCGTATGCGTTATCTGGATATTAGCATGAGAAATGCTCACACCTTTTACTCAAATGAGGCCCATTTAATGGAAATATTGCCTCATGTTGATTTGTTGATTGGTGCAGTACTATTGCCCGGAGCTAAGGCTCCTAAGTTAGTGACACGAGAGATGTTAAAAAGTATGAAACCAGGTAGTGTGGTAGTAGATGTAGCAGTAGATCAAGGCGGGTGCGTAGAAACGACAAAGCCGACTACACACACAGACCCTACTTATTTTGAGGAAGACATATTGCATTACTGTGTAGCGAATATGCCGGGAGCCTACTCCAGAAGTGCAACTGAGGCTCTAACTAATATCAATTATACTTACGTGGAACTTTTGGCTCAAAAGGGTTTGGCAGGGGCGTGCAAAATAGACGATGGACTAAAGCAAGGAGTTAATGTGATGGATGGTCAGATTAGATGTCGAGCAGTTGCGGATGCACATTCCTTGGATTATGCGCCAATAGTCACTTAGAGGCTGTCTCACTATCATTTATGCTTCAAGATTGATAAATTAAGGCGTATTCTTATTTTATGTCTAAAGCGATTTCATACCTTATTGGTGCGATTATCTGTTTATTTTTTGTCGGTTGTGGGGATGAAAAAAATAAGCAGATTTATTTTTTAACAGGTGCTAATAGCCACAAGTCTGGAGTCCACGAACACTTAAAGGATGCCAAGCTTTTTGCTGACGCACTTAATACTAGTAGTTTGGGAATCGATGCGCATGTTCTTGATACCGGCTGGCCTGATGATTCTTCAATTTTGAGTGAAGCGGATGCAATAGTGGTTATTTGCGATGGCTTAGAAAAGCATGTACTTAATGGTCGTGTTGATCAGATCCGGAAGCTCTGGAAAAAGGGAATGGGTATTGTCGTATTACATTTTGCATTAGAATCTGAAGATAAAGATCTCGGGAATTTTTTGATGGACTCTATCGGCGCTAGATTCCAAGTGGGTTGGTCTGTGAATCCTATTTGGGAAGCGAAGGAATTTAAAGTAAGTGAGCACATTGTGAGTAATGGTGTAGGAGACTTCCCGGCTATTGAAGATGAATGGTACTATCACATGAAGTTTAGGGATAACATGAAAGGAGTAAGTCCAATTCTTTCAGTAGTGCCATCTTTAGATACATTAGGTAAGAATGGCCCCAGGTCAGGAAATCCGGTTGTTCGGGAAAAAGTTACAAGAGGAGAAATGCAGCATTTAAGCTGGGTTAGTGATAACGGTCGTTCAGGAAGAGGGTTTGGTTTTACAGGTGGACACTTTCATTGGAATTGGACAATTGATCAATTAAGAAAGGTAATTCTCAATGGTATTGTTTGGGTCGCTAAAGGAAGTATACCTGAAGGTGGCGTAGAATCCGAGAGACCCTTAATTAAGAGAAACGAAACTTTAGCTAAGGCTATAGCTAAGAATGACATTGAGGATATCAAGGTTCATGTCCAAATTGATTCTTCAGTAGTGAATGAACAGAATAAAGCTGGATTTAGCGCTCTGCATTTAGCCGCTATTCGTAATAAGCCGGCTATTTTAAGCCTATTGGCGGATTATGGAGGAAAACTTGATTTACTAACAACTTCCAAACGCTCACCTTTACACTTAGCGATAGAGAGAGGAGGGAAGGAGTCTGTTAGGGTGTTGATAGAGAGAGGCGCTTCTCTGAGTTTAGGTGATCAGACTGGCTGGACACCTTTGCATTTTGCTGCAGCTAAGAATCGACTTGAAATAGCAAAAATGCTCATAGAAGCAGGAGCTGATGTTCATAAACTGAGTAACGCAGGAGGAACGGCGTTACACGAAGGAGCTGCTAGTGGTGGCAAGGAGATCATCAAACTACTTCTTGAAGCTGGAGTTGATCCAGGGGTGAAAGCTGAAGATGGCTCACTTGCTCTAGATCATGCTATTAAATTCAAGAACGAAGCGGCAATTGGTATATTAGACAAGTAGATATCATTTGAGTTAAATTTGAACAAGTCTTAATAAGGAAGGTCAATAATCTCCCAGATTATGTCACCGGATGTATGTTGGGTGCCCGTCTCTTGTAGACCTCTTTTAATAAGCCCTAGGGCAATGATTGCTTGGTGCTTGGGAGAAAACGATGAGCTTGTGAGGATTCCAGACTTTTCTCCATTTCTAGTTAATTCTGTTGGTAAGTTAGGACATGTATCATGGTCGGTTTTTAAGAGGCAGAGTTTTTTA
Protein-coding regions in this window:
- the aroE gene encoding shikimate dehydrogenase, whose product is MKHSYNLDEIGEIPGDVDRYAVIGDPVDHSLSPDLHQAGFNGINRQANYVRIHLSPDQLEAGIQKMREMRFKGWNCTLPHKAKLMELIDESSENAQLMRATNTILNENGKLIGFNTDGEGWVRAIREEFFVDIRDMRIMVLGIGGAGQAIATQAAIESCERLVLVNRTVDKAQRIASSIEHYFESEQLVGAEQKLKVIPFEEEPVKEELNTIDLVVNCMSLGLKSSDPPVLPSRVLQPHLFVYDTIYKPSKTKLLQAAEKVGARCANGLSMLLHQGALSFEIWTGVEAPLAEMRQALKKALTE
- a CDS encoding prepilin peptidase, coding for MPILVGACVGSFLNVCIYRLPAGKSIVSPGSHCMSCGKFLPWFLNIPVVSWIALRGRCMCKFVKLDVRYLIVEILTAIVFVTLWHLYAPAQAIVYAVFASGLIVATFVDIDHFIIPDEVSIGGCVAGMIFSFAFPVLQGVESHWGALRSSVWGWFIGGGMLLAIAIGGAIILRKEAMGMGDIKLMAAFGAFLGWEAPIFIIAVSSVMGSVYGITLLLLKGKMFGVPMPFGPFLCLAALIWIYGGNQWMDAYLQGAGLR
- a CDS encoding glycosyltransferase family 4 protein; translated protein: MAIRIVHTEASLGWGGQEIRIYTEMMAMRERGHELALVAQEKSQIIQRCRDAGFLCQVFSSNRFLYPISILQLRTFLNEWGAEVVNTHSSRDGYIAGIAARLAGCTLVRSRHIDVEYPNRWLGRWAFGILPHVITTTSEKIKTNLVERLDLNPDEVSCVATGIDLQKFSPSEIKTEITQKYHLPRDLRLVGMISVLRSWKGHRYFLEAARKVIDQRNDVHFVIAGAGPMESAIRDWITEMSLEDSVSMIGHQEDVVEVINLLEVLVLPSYAHEGIPQILLQAQAMAKPIVGTKVGGIPEVIQHEVNGLLVEPRCESAIVDSVIRLLEDQSLRKRLALAGRQKALEAYSLEIMCKKMEQLYKRTIAPSMSS
- a CDS encoding glycosyltransferase family 2 protein; translated protein: MKISAVIITFNEEKNLVRCLKSLSGLVEELVVVDSGSEDRTKDVAESFGARFIYQRWKGYVAQKNFAINQAKYEWILNLDADEELSEELRSSLTKFKNEKSLPGITGYRVTRVVFFRGKWIRHGDWYPDYLVRFFQKTKGRFEGGKVHERLQLEGGVVSLSGELNHYTYTDANDRRDRLRRYAKLWAESKYEEGKRVSVVCAYAHALWTFFRGLILKRGCLDGILGIEIAWGNAWGVYLKYKYLYQLDNSRHDEKDKEGELK
- the ald gene encoding alanine dehydrogenase, encoding MIIGIPKEIKELESRVALIPSGVYQLVKLGHTVLIEKDAGLGSGFANEEYEAAGSEILAKHEEVFERADLIVKVKEPLPEEYSLLRKDQLLFTFLHLAADKKLTEVLMDTGVTAIAYETVERNGHLPVLEPMSEIAGRMSVIVGGYYLSKPKGGRGVLLGGVPGVLPGKVVVLGGGTCGVNAARMATGLGADVTILEVDIERMRYLDISMRNAHTFYSNEAHLMEILPHVDLLIGAVLLPGAKAPKLVTREMLKSMKPGSVVVDVAVDQGGCVETTKPTTHTDPTYFEEDILHYCVANMPGAYSRSATEALTNINYTYVELLAQKGLAGACKIDDGLKQGVNVMDGQIRCRAVADAHSLDYAPIVT
- a CDS encoding ankyrin repeat domain-containing protein — its product is MSKAISYLIGAIICLFFVGCGDEKNKQIYFLTGANSHKSGVHEHLKDAKLFADALNTSSLGIDAHVLDTGWPDDSSILSEADAIVVICDGLEKHVLNGRVDQIRKLWKKGMGIVVLHFALESEDKDLGNFLMDSIGARFQVGWSVNPIWEAKEFKVSEHIVSNGVGDFPAIEDEWYYHMKFRDNMKGVSPILSVVPSLDTLGKNGPRSGNPVVREKVTRGEMQHLSWVSDNGRSGRGFGFTGGHFHWNWTIDQLRKVILNGIVWVAKGSIPEGGVESERPLIKRNETLAKAIAKNDIEDIKVHVQIDSSVVNEQNKAGFSALHLAAIRNKPAILSLLADYGGKLDLLTTSKRSPLHLAIERGGKESVRVLIERGASLSLGDQTGWTPLHFAAAKNRLEIAKMLIEAGADVHKLSNAGGTALHEGAASGGKEIIKLLLEAGVDPGVKAEDGSLALDHAIKFKNEAAIGILDK